One window of uncultured Erythrobacter sp. genomic DNA carries:
- the clpS gene encoding ATP-dependent Clp protease adapter ClpS — protein sequence MLIAAQTRIFAAGGDGAGKDGDESDSEVGIATKTRDKPKKPSQYKVLMLNDDYTPMEFVVAVLKRFFGMNLEQATRVMLHVHQKGVGVCGIFPYEVAETKVNQVMDFARQNQHPLQCTLEKA from the coding sequence ATGTTGATCGCGGCCCAAACACGCATTTTCGCTGCGGGCGGAGATGGTGCGGGGAAGGACGGCGATGAGAGCGACAGCGAAGTCGGCATTGCGACCAAGACCCGCGACAAGCCCAAGAAGCCGAGCCAGTACAAGGTGCTGATGCTCAATGATGATTACACGCCGATGGAATTTGTCGTTGCGGTGCTCAAACGCTTCTTTGGTATGAATCTGGAGCAGGCGACGCGGGTCATGCTGCACGTCCATCAAAAAGGCGTCGGGGTATGCGGGATTTTCCCTTACGAAGTGGCCGAGACCAAGGTGAACCAGGTGATGGACTTTGCCCGCCAGAACCAGCACCCGCTGCAATGCACGCTTGAAAAGGCCTGA
- a CDS encoding thioesterase family protein: MTIASLLEPITGQPGPATLSHADKWMQGRTLYGGASALIAYTAAIRAFPDLPPLRAAQIGFVAPLGESIEVSAEIVREGRNVTQVRSELRNEKGLALTAFWLFAAGREANAERSADPVENWPGAPKDCPSAMAQQWPSFVANNFELRFAQDKDGEHGAVIRRWARLTEEHDLDPVSKLVLMGDVMPPGAMRIMQRRGPISSINWSFNVLDTDTLSPDGWYLAENASQHADAGYSSERLRMWDAKGRQVLDGLQCVAVFG; encoded by the coding sequence ATGACTATCGCAAGCTTGCTCGAACCGATCACCGGCCAGCCTGGCCCCGCAACCCTAAGCCACGCTGACAAATGGATGCAGGGGCGGACCTTGTATGGCGGCGCCTCTGCGCTGATCGCTTATACCGCCGCGATCCGTGCATTTCCGGACCTCCCTCCCCTGCGGGCCGCGCAAATCGGATTTGTTGCGCCGCTGGGTGAGAGCATCGAAGTCTCAGCAGAGATCGTGCGCGAGGGGCGTAATGTTACCCAGGTCCGCAGCGAATTGCGCAATGAGAAGGGCCTCGCGCTGACCGCATTCTGGCTCTTCGCAGCCGGACGCGAAGCCAATGCAGAGCGCAGCGCTGACCCGGTCGAGAACTGGCCCGGCGCGCCGAAGGATTGCCCTAGCGCAATGGCTCAGCAATGGCCAAGCTTTGTCGCCAACAATTTCGAACTGCGATTCGCTCAGGACAAGGATGGCGAGCACGGCGCCGTGATCCGCCGCTGGGCGCGGCTGACCGAAGAACATGACTTAGATCCGGTGAGCAAACTGGTGTTGATGGGTGACGTCATGCCGCCAGGTGCCATGCGGATCATGCAGCGGCGCGGTCCGATCAGCTCGATCAATTGGTCTTTCAACGTGCTAGACACAGACACTCTGTCACCGGACGGCTGGTACTTGGCCGAGAATGCCAGCCAGCACGCCGATGCCGGCTATTCGTCCGAGCGTCTGCGAATGTGGGATGCCAAAGGCCGCCAAGTGCTTGACGGCCTGCAATGCGTTGCGGTTTTCGGCTAG
- the lptG gene encoding LPS export ABC transporter permease LptG, protein MQLDFFPSRTLTLYLAKMFVVRIFAVLVMLVLVLMALDLLGSTGKILEPEGNGQAEIIKYVGLRIPQLISRFLPYSVLLATLITLVTLNQNSEVVAMKAAGLSAHQVLAPLLLTAGVIAVISFTFNERVVTRANSTLKAWEAVEYGEIPQQTGTRANVILTDGTNVLSAATLTGSGENIVLTNVTWDARGAGFIVTEQVRAERAVFAAPGWRLENPTRFEVGGAELEQLETLVVGANLTPEQIDLEAIDPDGQSFLELSETIDSFEAIGRRTSEMRANWWHRISGPLSALLMPLLGSVAAFGLARSGQLFVRAIIGMALGFAYFVVDNAALAMGSFGGYPPFLAAWAPFFLFLLVGETVLIRTEE, encoded by the coding sequence ATGCAACTCGACTTTTTCCCTTCGCGCACGCTGACGCTCTATTTGGCAAAGATGTTCGTGGTGCGGATTTTCGCCGTGCTGGTAATGCTGGTGCTGGTGCTGATGGCGCTCGACCTGCTGGGCTCTACCGGCAAAATCCTGGAGCCTGAAGGCAATGGGCAGGCCGAAATCATCAAATATGTCGGCCTCAGGATACCGCAGCTGATATCGCGGTTCCTGCCCTACTCGGTGCTGCTGGCGACGCTCATTACGCTGGTGACGCTCAACCAGAACAGCGAGGTTGTAGCGATGAAGGCGGCTGGCCTTTCTGCGCATCAGGTGCTCGCGCCGCTGCTGCTGACCGCAGGCGTCATTGCGGTGATCAGCTTCACCTTCAACGAACGGGTTGTGACCCGCGCCAACTCGACGTTGAAGGCATGGGAGGCGGTCGAGTATGGCGAGATCCCGCAGCAAACTGGAACGCGGGCAAACGTCATACTTACCGATGGGACCAACGTCCTTTCCGCCGCGACGCTGACCGGTTCGGGCGAGAATATCGTGCTGACCAATGTTACATGGGACGCGCGCGGGGCGGGCTTTATCGTCACCGAGCAGGTGCGCGCCGAACGGGCCGTCTTCGCCGCTCCGGGATGGCGACTGGAGAACCCGACACGTTTTGAGGTTGGCGGAGCGGAGCTTGAACAGCTTGAGACCTTGGTGGTCGGCGCGAACCTGACGCCTGAACAGATTGATCTGGAAGCAATCGATCCCGACGGGCAGAGCTTTCTGGAGCTTTCCGAAACGATCGACTCGTTCGAGGCAATTGGCCGCCGCACGTCAGAAATGCGCGCAAACTGGTGGCACCGGATTTCGGGGCCGCTATCGGCGCTGCTGATGCCGTTGCTGGGATCGGTGGCGGCTTTCGGACTGGCGCGGTCAGGGCAATTGTTCGTGCGCGCGATCATCGGAATGGCGCTCGGCTTTGCCTATTTCGTGGTCGACAACGCCGCGCTCGCAATGGGCAGCTTTGGCGGATATCCGCCCTTCCTCGCCGCATGGGCGCCATTCTTCCTGTTTCTGCTGGTAGGTGAGACGGTTCTCATCCGGACCGAGGAATGA
- a CDS encoding JAB domain-containing protein, with translation MIDSTRFPDAQSAKAQTNRPLQQQRAIVDFLRAMVVAKPDEGERFHAVFLDGEQTILGDAPLGQARAGSLSLRMREIFQLALSMDAEGMIVAHNHPSGQCRPSAFDITATRRLKDIARALDIELLDHLIITTSSVYSMRAGGDL, from the coding sequence ATGATCGATTCCACCCGTTTTCCCGATGCGCAGTCGGCCAAGGCGCAAACGAACCGCCCGTTGCAGCAGCAACGCGCGATCGTGGACTTCTTGCGTGCGATGGTGGTTGCCAAACCAGACGAAGGTGAGCGGTTCCACGCAGTGTTTCTTGATGGTGAGCAGACCATTCTTGGTGATGCTCCATTGGGTCAGGCCCGCGCAGGATCGTTGTCCCTACGAATGCGCGAGATATTCCAGCTGGCTCTTTCGATGGATGCCGAGGGCATGATCGTCGCCCATAACCATCCGTCTGGCCAGTGCCGGCCGAGCGCGTTTGATATCACAGCGACGCGGCGGCTGAAAGACATCGCAAGAGCGCTCGATATCGAGCTGCTCGATCATCTTATTATTACAACAAGCTCGGTCTATTCGATGCGTGCAGGGGGCGATCTGTGA
- the phaC gene encoding class I poly(R)-hydroxyalkanoic acid synthase, with amino-acid sequence MGAKGMLEGMSPGELGEWAKSSGELQKMWFEFVTEKAKSAAQKAGEGKSMLDPAQWLVMSQSMLKQFPTGAFEAQSSLAQDSLQLWKSVFESYLGGGTGEGSDESALPRKDRRFADPAWREHPAFALLHQTYLMLTEYFKRAAASMDGLDSEKKKQLQFAVTALSEAMSPDNFLLTNPVVMKRTLETRGQNLVRGMQHLINDLKRGQLTHTDPDAFTLGENLAATPGKVVHETPLFQLIQYSPSTKDVYQVPLVIFPPWINRFYILDLTPKKSFIKWAVDQGITVFVVSWKSADETMGEVVWDDYIRSQIEAIDHVRDRLKVPSVNTIGYCVAGTTLAATLALLTRRGEADKVNSATFFTAQVDFERSGELKHFIGEGQLEMIDQLSPEGYLDGRYLAATFNALRGKDLIWNYVVNNYLLGEDYPAFDLLHWNGDVTNLPSKWHNEYLRDLYRDNKLVVPDALSCDGTPLDLTQVTTPSYVQAGREDHIAPAESVWRITDHFAGPLEFLLAGSGHIAGVVNPPAANKYQYWTGDSGAASLKDFVKGAEEHPGSWWPHWLDWIEAQGDARVPATGKRKPGGRGDTVIEDAPGRYVKTR; translated from the coding sequence ATGGGGGCGAAAGGAATGCTTGAGGGTATGAGCCCCGGCGAACTGGGCGAATGGGCCAAATCGAGCGGTGAGCTACAGAAGATGTGGTTTGAATTCGTCACCGAAAAAGCCAAGTCGGCCGCTCAGAAGGCGGGAGAGGGCAAAAGCATGCTCGACCCGGCTCAATGGCTCGTCATGTCGCAAAGCATGCTCAAACAATTCCCGACCGGAGCCTTCGAGGCACAGTCAAGTCTCGCGCAGGATTCGCTGCAACTCTGGAAGAGCGTGTTCGAAAGCTATCTGGGAGGCGGCACGGGCGAAGGAAGCGATGAAAGCGCACTGCCTCGCAAAGACCGCCGGTTCGCCGACCCGGCATGGCGCGAGCACCCCGCCTTTGCGCTGCTCCATCAGACCTATCTGATGCTGACAGAGTATTTCAAACGCGCCGCAGCATCGATGGATGGCCTCGACAGCGAAAAGAAGAAGCAGCTGCAATTCGCCGTTACCGCATTGTCCGAAGCGATGAGCCCGGACAACTTCCTGCTCACCAACCCTGTCGTGATGAAGCGCACGCTTGAAACGCGCGGGCAAAATCTGGTGCGCGGGATGCAGCACCTCATCAATGATCTCAAACGCGGGCAGCTGACCCACACCGACCCCGATGCTTTTACATTGGGAGAAAACCTAGCCGCAACGCCGGGTAAGGTCGTGCACGAGACGCCTCTGTTTCAGCTAATCCAGTACAGCCCTTCGACTAAGGACGTTTACCAAGTGCCGCTGGTGATCTTCCCGCCATGGATCAACCGCTTCTACATCCTCGACCTGACGCCCAAGAAGAGCTTCATCAAATGGGCGGTCGATCAGGGCATAACCGTTTTCGTCGTCAGCTGGAAATCAGCAGACGAGACGATGGGCGAGGTGGTGTGGGACGATTACATCCGCAGCCAGATCGAGGCGATCGACCATGTGCGCGACCGGCTGAAAGTGCCGAGTGTGAACACAATCGGCTATTGCGTTGCCGGAACGACGCTTGCCGCGACGTTGGCGCTGCTCACCCGCCGCGGCGAAGCAGACAAGGTCAACAGCGCGACCTTCTTCACCGCCCAGGTCGATTTTGAGCGGAGCGGCGAGCTCAAGCACTTCATCGGCGAAGGTCAGCTTGAAATGATCGATCAGCTTTCACCCGAAGGCTATCTCGATGGGCGCTATCTGGCTGCCACCTTCAATGCCCTGCGCGGCAAGGATCTGATCTGGAACTACGTCGTCAACAATTACCTGCTGGGCGAAGATTATCCGGCCTTCGATCTGCTGCACTGGAACGGGGACGTCACCAATCTCCCTTCCAAATGGCACAATGAGTATCTGCGCGACCTATATCGCGACAACAAACTCGTAGTGCCCGACGCACTGAGCTGTGACGGGACGCCGCTCGATCTGACGCAGGTCACGACGCCGTCTTACGTGCAGGCCGGGCGTGAGGATCATATTGCACCAGCCGAAAGCGTATGGCGGATCACAGACCACTTTGCCGGACCGCTCGAATTCCTGCTCGCAGGCTCAGGCCACATCGCTGGAGTGGTCAATCCTCCGGCGGCGAACAAGTACCAGTACTGGACCGGCGATAGCGGCGCGGCATCGCTCAAGGACTTTGTCAAAGGCGCCGAAGAGCATCCGGGCAGCTGGTGGCCGCACTGGCTCGACTGGATCGAGGCGCAAGGCGATGCGCGCGTGCCCGCAACCGGGAAGCGTAAGCCCGGCGGACGCGGCGATACGGTGATCGAGGATGCTCCGGGACGCTATGTAAAGACGCGTTAG
- a CDS encoding fatty acid desaturase, which produces MTTHPTAITPEPDALTKAPAKRADFQTSDDKDMLRAARESTKDLGEAKASIYWTDMLVSTAIGYGGIATAILTDSLAVMIAAGLIAALALYRSLMFIHELTHIHRDALPGFRLAWNLLVGIPMLTPSFMYEGVHVIHHKRTQYGTIEDPEYLPLALMKPWSLPLFVIVALLAPVALIIRTGILVPLGALIPPLRKLVWERASSLSINPDFRRKPPTGDFAKRVRWQEIGASLWAITLIASTFVIGWRPLLIALAILSLTAVLNQLRTLVAHLWENEGDPMTVTAQFLDSVNVPPPGVVAEIWAPVGLRYHALHHLMPSMPYHDLPEAHRRLKRDLGSGSTYEGANHPGMMALVGRIARSTMISR; this is translated from the coding sequence ATGACCACGCACCCAACCGCCATCACTCCTGAGCCTGACGCTCTAACGAAAGCGCCCGCCAAGCGCGCCGATTTCCAGACGTCCGACGACAAGGACATGCTGAGAGCCGCGCGTGAGTCGACCAAGGATCTGGGTGAGGCGAAGGCGAGCATCTACTGGACCGACATGCTGGTTTCGACAGCAATCGGTTATGGCGGGATTGCGACCGCCATTCTCACCGACAGTTTGGCTGTGATGATTGCGGCGGGCCTGATCGCTGCACTCGCGCTTTATCGCTCGCTGATGTTCATTCACGAGCTGACCCATATTCACCGCGATGCGCTGCCCGGCTTCCGGCTCGCCTGGAACCTGCTCGTCGGCATTCCGATGCTGACACCCAGCTTCATGTACGAAGGCGTGCATGTGATCCATCACAAGCGCACGCAATATGGCACGATCGAAGATCCTGAGTATCTTCCGCTTGCACTTATGAAACCTTGGAGCCTGCCGCTCTTCGTGATCGTCGCGCTGCTGGCACCGGTTGCGCTGATTATTCGAACGGGCATTCTGGTGCCGCTCGGCGCGTTGATCCCGCCGCTGCGCAAGCTCGTTTGGGAACGTGCCTCTTCGCTGTCGATCAACCCCGATTTCCGCCGCAAGCCGCCGACCGGCGACTTTGCCAAACGGGTTCGGTGGCAGGAAATCGGCGCGAGCCTGTGGGCAATTACGCTCATCGCCAGCACATTCGTCATCGGCTGGCGGCCTTTGCTGATCGCGCTGGCCATCCTCTCGCTCACCGCCGTGCTCAACCAATTGCGCACGCTGGTCGCGCATTTGTGGGAGAATGAAGGCGATCCGATGACCGTAACCGCGCAGTTCCTTGACAGCGTGAATGTTCCGCCGCCGGGTGTTGTGGCAGAGATCTGGGCGCCTGTGGGCCTGCGTTATCATGCGCTGCACCACCTGATGCCTTCGATGCCCTATCACGATCTGCCCGAGGCGCATCGACGGTTGAAACGCGATCTGGGCAGTGGCTCGACCTATGAAGGCGCGAACCATCCCGGGATGATGGCGCTTGTCGGGCGGATTGCCCGCAGCACCATGATCTCGCGTTAG
- a CDS encoding winged helix-turn-helix domain-containing protein: MTISAVSNEFPESDTLIPRFREAGDVTLDLFHRDGRVDDRWIGFHPREFELLWRLAEQPGERMTRKQLLADVWRIHFEPETNSVAVHVARVRSKLEAFGLSGLLETHPDGGYLLKASPGPSSYRLDGRS; encoded by the coding sequence GTGACAATATCGGCAGTTAGCAACGAATTTCCAGAAAGCGACACACTGATTCCGCGCTTTCGTGAAGCGGGCGATGTCACGTTGGACTTGTTCCACCGCGACGGGCGAGTGGATGATCGATGGATTGGCTTCCATCCACGCGAATTTGAGCTGCTGTGGCGACTGGCTGAGCAACCCGGTGAACGGATGACGCGCAAGCAATTGCTGGCCGATGTCTGGCGCATCCATTTCGAGCCTGAAACCAACTCGGTCGCAGTTCACGTTGCGCGGGTGCGCAGCAAGTTGGAGGCCTTCGGTCTGTCGGGACTCCTCGAAACGCATCCAGATGGAGGTTATCTGCTGAAAGCTTCGCCTGGGCCCAGTTCCTATCGGCTTGATGGCCGCAGCTGA
- a CDS encoding GNAT family N-acetyltransferase, which yields MSGWSLRLARPEDAEQMPEIEAAAGKLFDNVEGLSGLAGSHTVPVERLKRFIRKGHCLVSHVGERMAGFLVNEPFNRELHIWEFDTHPDFQRRGIGAGLMRACQIDARNSGFRAITLTTFLDVPWNAPFYEKLGFEEVTALDAHPRLAGELAVEADYGLPADRRCAMIHFLD from the coding sequence ATGAGCGGCTGGTCGCTGCGCCTCGCGCGGCCTGAGGACGCCGAGCAAATGCCTGAGATCGAAGCCGCGGCGGGAAAGCTATTCGACAACGTAGAAGGTCTTTCCGGCCTTGCCGGCAGCCACACTGTGCCGGTCGAGCGACTGAAGCGCTTTATACGCAAGGGTCATTGCCTCGTCTCCCATGTCGGTGAGCGAATGGCCGGATTTCTCGTCAACGAGCCGTTCAACCGCGAGCTTCACATCTGGGAATTCGACACACATCCCGATTTTCAAAGACGCGGGATCGGTGCCGGTCTGATGCGAGCCTGCCAGATCGATGCGCGCAATTCGGGCTTTCGCGCGATAACCCTAACAACGTTCCTCGACGTACCGTGGAATGCGCCGTTCTATGAAAAGCTGGGTTTTGAAGAAGTCACCGCGCTCGATGCGCACCCCCGCCTCGCAGGCGAGCTTGCAGTCGAGGCGGATTATGGCCTGCCAGCTGATCGGCGCTGCGCGATGATCCATTTCCTTGATTGA
- a CDS encoding LptF/LptG family permease has protein sequence MLKFIPSIDRYIFRLVVVPMLGVFALAASLLLLDKMLRLFDFVAVEGGPIAVVFKMLGALIPEYASLAIPLGLLLGILLAFRKLATSSELDTMRAVGLSYWRLLRVPYAITLVLVAVNVALVFYIQPISRYYYEQMEYDLRSGALGASIKVGEFTTLADRMALRIEESEDSGQRLIGIYARVANSRGQVLTISAREGSFMATTDDPDTIILRLTEGTIIQDTGSETPRVLSFSRHDLPIDLPAIEEFRARGDASREYILPELLSIGWSEDRADAAERDAVQAAFNYRLVEVVMMLLMPLLAVALAIPPKRSTSALGVFVSIVLVVSYHKINQYGEDIAALGRIDPIIALWGPFVIFAALILWMYHRTAHVPGALALGALETVFAKLSKRISKLFARRKPASLVADHSADNDPQTAPAE, from the coding sequence GTGCTCAAATTCATACCCAGCATTGACCGCTACATTTTCCGGCTCGTGGTCGTGCCTATGCTGGGCGTGTTTGCGTTAGCGGCTTCGCTACTGCTGCTCGACAAGATGCTGCGCCTGTTCGATTTCGTCGCGGTTGAAGGCGGGCCGATTGCAGTCGTGTTCAAGATGCTGGGCGCGCTGATCCCTGAATATGCCAGCCTTGCGATCCCGCTCGGGCTGCTGCTTGGCATTCTGCTCGCTTTCCGCAAGCTTGCGACCTCGTCAGAGCTGGACACGATGCGCGCTGTGGGCCTGTCCTATTGGCGGTTGCTGCGCGTTCCCTATGCGATCACGCTGGTACTGGTCGCAGTCAATGTTGCGCTGGTGTTCTACATCCAGCCGATCAGCCGATATTACTATGAACAGATGGAATATGATCTGCGTTCCGGAGCCTTGGGCGCATCGATCAAGGTCGGCGAGTTCACTACTCTGGCCGACCGAATGGCGCTCCGGATTGAGGAGAGCGAGGATAGCGGCCAGCGTCTGATTGGCATCTATGCCCGCGTCGCCAACAGTCGCGGACAGGTCCTCACGATCAGCGCGCGCGAAGGCAGCTTCATGGCGACCACGGACGATCCTGATACGATCATCCTGCGCCTGACCGAGGGAACGATCATTCAGGACACTGGGAGTGAGACCCCTCGCGTTCTCTCTTTCAGTCGCCACGATCTGCCGATCGACTTGCCCGCAATCGAGGAATTCCGCGCGAGGGGTGATGCCAGCAGGGAATACATCCTGCCCGAACTGCTCAGCATAGGCTGGAGCGAGGACCGCGCAGACGCAGCGGAGCGCGATGCAGTGCAGGCGGCCTTCAATTACCGTCTGGTCGAGGTGGTCATGATGCTATTGATGCCGCTGCTCGCAGTGGCGCTGGCGATTCCGCCCAAGCGATCAACCAGCGCGCTCGGCGTGTTTGTGTCGATCGTTCTGGTCGTCTCCTATCACAAGATAAACCAGTACGGGGAGGACATCGCGGCACTCGGCCGGATCGATCCGATCATTGCGTTATGGGGACCATTCGTAATCTTCGCTGCGCTGATCCTGTGGATGTATCACCGCACCGCGCATGTTCCGGGAGCGCTCGCGCTTGGGGCACTGGAGACGGTGTTCGCCAAGCTGTCGAAGCGGATCTCAAAGCTCTTCGCACGGCGCAAACCGGCCTCGCTCGTCGCTGACCATTCAGCCGATAACGACCCGCAAACGGCTCCGGCAGAATAG
- a CDS encoding crotonase/enoyl-CoA hydratase family protein: MTQAQAHAQTQTMPANDRVSIELRDDGVALVRFTRGDKMNALDPEMFERIIEAGSVLERMKGVRAVVLSGEGRAFCAGLDTASFGRTPDADEPDITDRIYGNSNKFQQVATQWRKLPVPVIAALHGVCFGGGLQIASGADIRIAHPDTRMAVMEMKWGLVPDMGGYALWRGLVRDDVLRELAYTNREFSGSEAQVLGLATYVDDNPHARATAIAREIANRNPQAIRAAKRLHAAMLERDTDAILMEESVEQAAIIRTPNQMEAVMAGMQKRVPKFDDVDV; this comes from the coding sequence ATGACCCAAGCTCAGGCTCACGCCCAGACTCAAACCATGCCCGCTAATGATCGCGTCAGCATCGAACTGCGCGACGATGGAGTTGCCCTGGTTCGCTTTACCCGCGGCGACAAGATGAACGCGCTCGATCCAGAGATGTTTGAGCGCATAATCGAGGCGGGCAGTGTGCTTGAACGAATGAAGGGCGTGCGCGCGGTCGTGCTGTCGGGTGAGGGGCGCGCTTTTTGTGCCGGTCTCGACACCGCAAGTTTCGGCCGTACGCCCGACGCTGATGAGCCGGACATCACAGATCGCATCTACGGCAATTCGAACAAGTTCCAGCAGGTCGCAACCCAGTGGCGCAAATTGCCCGTTCCGGTGATCGCGGCATTGCACGGCGTGTGCTTTGGCGGTGGTCTGCAGATCGCGAGCGGGGCCGATATCCGGATTGCCCATCCAGACACGCGCATGGCGGTTATGGAGATGAAGTGGGGGCTTGTCCCCGACATGGGCGGATATGCGCTGTGGCGCGGATTGGTGCGCGACGATGTGCTGCGCGAGCTTGCCTATACGAACCGCGAATTTTCTGGTTCAGAGGCGCAGGTGCTTGGCCTTGCGACCTATGTCGATGACAATCCGCACGCCCGCGCCACTGCGATTGCCCGCGAAATCGCCAATCGCAATCCTCAAGCGATCCGCGCAGCAAAGCGCCTGCATGCGGCAATGCTCGAACGCGACACCGATGCGATCCTGATGGAGGAAAGCGTCGAGCAAGCTGCCATCATACGCACCCCGAACCAGATGGAAGCGGTGATGGCGGGCATGCAAAAGCGCGTGCCCAAGTTCGACGACGTCGACGTCTAG
- a CDS encoding LL-diaminopimelate aminotransferase: MDEQFYRMKRLPPYVIAEVNAMRHAARQAGEDIIDLGMGNPDQPPPQHVIDKLCEVAAKPNAHGYSQSKGIPGLRRAQANYYERRFGVDLDPESEVVVTMGSKEGLGSLANAITAPGDVVLAPNPSYPIHTFGFIIAGATIRAVPTTPDEDYWRSLESAMNFTVPRPSVLVVSYPSNPTAEIVDLAFYERLVAWAKENKVWVLSDLAYSELYYDDNPTPSIMQVKGAKDVAVEFTSMSKTYSMAGWRMGFAVGNKQLIAALTRVKSYLDYGAFTPIQAAACAALNGPQDIVESNRNLYRKRRDVMVEAFGRAGWEVPAPKASMFAWAPLPPALIKTGSLEFSKQLLTEAQVAVAPGVGYGEEGEGFVRIAMVENEQRLRQAARNIKRYLSKKGINAPAE, from the coding sequence ATGGACGAACAATTTTACCGCATGAAGCGGCTGCCTCCTTACGTCATCGCGGAAGTCAACGCGATGCGGCATGCAGCGCGGCAGGCGGGCGAAGACATCATTGACCTCGGCATGGGCAATCCTGACCAACCGCCGCCGCAACACGTGATCGACAAATTGTGCGAGGTTGCGGCCAAGCCCAATGCGCATGGCTACTCTCAGTCCAAGGGTATCCCGGGGCTTCGGCGCGCGCAGGCCAATTACTATGAGCGCCGATTTGGCGTCGATCTGGACCCTGAAAGCGAAGTCGTGGTCACGATGGGGTCGAAGGAAGGGCTGGGCAGCCTTGCCAATGCGATCACCGCGCCGGGAGATGTGGTGCTCGCGCCCAATCCTTCCTATCCCATCCACACATTCGGATTTATCATTGCAGGCGCAACGATCCGCGCTGTGCCGACGACGCCGGACGAGGATTATTGGCGCTCGCTCGAAAGCGCGATGAACTTCACCGTGCCGCGCCCCAGCGTGTTGGTGGTGAGTTATCCTTCCAATCCGACAGCCGAAATTGTTGACCTGGCCTTCTACGAACGGCTGGTCGCGTGGGCGAAAGAGAACAAGGTCTGGGTTCTTTCCGATCTTGCTTATTCAGAGCTTTATTACGACGACAACCCCACTCCTTCGATCATGCAGGTCAAAGGCGCAAAGGATGTCGCGGTCGAGTTCACCAGCATGAGCAAGACCTATTCAATGGCTGGTTGGAGAATGGGTTTCGCAGTCGGCAATAAGCAGCTGATCGCGGCGCTTACCCGCGTGAAATCTTATCTCGACTACGGCGCGTTCACCCCGATTCAGGCCGCGGCATGTGCTGCGCTGAACGGACCACAGGATATCGTAGAATCGAACCGCAACCTCTATCGCAAGCGGCGCGATGTCATGGTCGAGGCCTTTGGCCGCGCGGGCTGGGAAGTTCCTGCGCCCAAAGCCTCTATGTTCGCTTGGGCCCCGCTGCCGCCTGCTCTCATCAAAACGGGAAGCCTGGAGTTTTCCAAGCAATTGCTAACCGAAGCGCAAGTCGCAGTCGCTCCCGGTGTCGGCTATGGTGAAGAGGGGGAGGGTTTTGTCCGAATCGCCATGGTCGAAAACGAGCAGCGGCTTAGGCAGGCGGCGCGTAATATCAAACGGTACTTGTCCAAGAAGGGCATAAACGCCCCGGCAGAATGA
- a CDS encoding phasin family protein produces MAEANTQTEKTQAKIDAAAEQAYAEAAAKKASAAKVAEAVEADAPKPAASAKVVKKAVAKKAPAKKTAKKATAKKVTAKKTAAKKTPAAKKVAIKKAPAKKVAKPAAKKAAPKAAQKPTASNPVTKIKETIMATANKDYTAQAKEMAAEVQTRAKTAYAKAGEFAAEAGEFNKANLDAVVESGKIFFDGAQTLVRENVETGKTVVETVTADAKKMTSVKSPTELFQLQGELARRNFDAVVSFGSQRTEAWVKLYNEAFAPISNRVSVAAEKIKKAA; encoded by the coding sequence ATGGCTGAAGCCAACACCCAGACTGAAAAGACCCAGGCGAAGATCGACGCCGCTGCTGAACAGGCATATGCCGAAGCTGCTGCTAAAAAGGCTTCCGCCGCAAAGGTAGCTGAGGCTGTCGAGGCCGACGCACCGAAGCCGGCTGCAAGCGCCAAGGTCGTAAAGAAAGCCGTCGCCAAGAAGGCACCGGCCAAAAAGACTGCGAAAAAGGCGACTGCCAAAAAGGTCACCGCCAAGAAGACCGCAGCCAAGAAAACCCCCGCTGCAAAGAAAGTCGCCATCAAGAAGGCTCCGGCCAAGAAGGTAGCGAAGCCCGCAGCCAAGAAAGCCGCACCCAAAGCGGCTCAGAAGCCCACCGCTTCCAACCCTGTCACCAAGATCAAGGAAACCATCATGGCTACCGCAAACAAAGATTACACCGCACAGGCCAAGGAAATGGCCGCTGAAGTGCAGACCCGCGCAAAGACCGCTTACGCCAAGGCTGGCGAATTCGCTGCCGAAGCTGGCGAGTTCAACAAAGCCAACCTCGACGCTGTTGTCGAAAGCGGCAAGATCTTCTTCGACGGCGCACAGACCCTGGTTCGTGAAAACGTCGAAACCGGCAAGACCGTTGTCGAAACCGTCACTGCTGACGCCAAAAAGATGACTTCGGTCAAGTCGCCCACCGAGCTGTTCCAGCTTCAGGGTGAACTTGCACGCCGCAACTTCGACGCTGTTGTGTCGTTTGGTTCGCAGCGCACCGAAGCATGGGTAAAGCTCTACAACGAAGCTTTCGCTCCGATTTCGAACCGCGTGAGCGTTGCAGCCGAAAAGATCAAAAAGGCTGCATAA